The proteins below come from a single Malus sylvestris chromosome 3, drMalSylv7.2, whole genome shotgun sequence genomic window:
- the LOC126615209 gene encoding short-chain dehydrogenase/reductase 2b-like isoform X1, translated as MGSNQGDGAETESRCAVVSGANKGIGLEVVRQLASQGVLVVLTARDEKRGREATSKLHKLGLSNVVFHQLDVLNPVSIHSLAKFIHARFGRLDILVNNAGATGALLDEKVLKSLNIDSKTWVSYGFLLSHEKHLRKTRTPKRSLKPITQHHMLSEKAVNQIQGAIKYTYEKAEECLNTNYYGVKRLTEALLPLLQLSTLGARIVNVSSLRSELKRIPSEEIRNELGDVEALTEEKVDAVLTRFLHDFKQNELEVNGWTMMLPAYSISKATLNAYTRILANKYPNMCINCVHPGFVNTDLNCHTGTMTVEEGAAGPVKLALLPHGGPSGCYFDQTEVADF; from the exons ATGGGAAGCAATCAAGGAGATGGAGCAGAGACAGAGAG CAGGTGTGCAGTAGTTAGCGGTGCAAACAAGGGTATTGGCTTGGAGGTGGTGAGGCAGCTTGCATCTCAAGGGGTGCTGGTGGTGTTGACGGCCAGGGATGAGAAGAGGGGAAGAGAAGCAACATCAAAGCTCCACAAGTTGGGTCTGTCAAATGTTGTCTTCCATCAACTTGATGTCTTGAATCCAGTTAGCATCCACTCCCTGGCCAAGTTCATACACGCCAGATTTGGCAGGCTTGATATCTTG GTTAATAATGCTGGAGCTACTGGAGCACTGTTGGATGAGAAAGTTTTAAAATCCCTAAACATTGACTCCAAAACTTGGGTAAGTTATGGATTTCTCCTTTCTCACGAGAAGCACTTACGTAAAACAAGGACGCCAAAGCGGAGTCTCAAACCAATTACGCAACACCATATG CTTTCAGAGAAAGCGGTGAACCAAATTCAAGGTGCAATTAAATACACTTATGAGAAGGCTGAGGAATGCTTGAATACAAATTACTACGGGGTTAAAAGATTAACCGAGGCACTTCTCCCACTCTTGCAACTCTCCACTCTAGGAGCAAGAATTGTCAATGTCTCCTCCCTGAGGAGTGAACTCAAG AGGATACCAAGTGAAGAGATCCGAAATGAGCTCGGGGATGTAGAAGCACTGACAGAGGAGAAAGTGGATGCAGTTTTGACAAGATTTCTGCATGATTTTAAACAAAACGAACTCGAAGTGAATGGATGGACAATGATGTTACCTGCATATAGCATTTCCAAAGCCACCCTCAATGCCTACACTAGAATCCTTGCCAACAAGTACCCAAACATGTGCATCAACTGTGTGCATCCAGGCTTTGTTAATACAGACCTCAATTGCCATACAGGGACCATGACTGTCGAAGAAGGGGCTGCCGGTCCGGTCAAGTTGGCTCTTCTACCCCATGGAGGCCCTTCCGGCTGCTATTTCGATCAAACTGAAGTCGCAgatttttaa
- the LOC126615209 gene encoding (+)-neomenthol dehydrogenase-like isoform X4: MGSNQGDGAETERCAVVSGANKGIGLEVVRQLASQGVLVVLTARDEKRGREATSKLHKLGLSNVVFHQLDVLNPVSIHSLAKFIHARFGRLDILVNNAGATGALLDEKVLKSLNIDSKTWLSEKAVNQIQGAIKYTYEKAEECLNTNYYGVKRLTEALLPLLQLSTLGARIVNVSSLRSELKRIPSEEIRNELGDVEALTEEKVDAVLTRFLHDFKQNELEVNGWTMMLPAYSISKATLNAYTRILANKYPNMCINCVHPGFVNTDLNCHTGTMTVEEGAAGPVKLALLPHGGPSGCYFDQTEVADF, encoded by the exons ATGGGAAGCAATCAAGGAGATGGAGCAGAGACAGAGAG GTGTGCAGTAGTTAGCGGTGCAAACAAGGGTATTGGCTTGGAGGTGGTGAGGCAGCTTGCATCTCAAGGGGTGCTGGTGGTGTTGACGGCCAGGGATGAGAAGAGGGGAAGAGAAGCAACATCAAAGCTCCACAAGTTGGGTCTGTCAAATGTTGTCTTCCATCAACTTGATGTCTTGAATCCAGTTAGCATCCACTCCCTGGCCAAGTTCATACACGCCAGATTTGGCAGGCTTGATATCTTG GTTAATAATGCTGGAGCTACTGGAGCACTGTTGGATGAGAAAGTTTTAAAATCCCTAAACATTGACTCCAAAACTTGG CTTTCAGAGAAAGCGGTGAACCAAATTCAAGGTGCAATTAAATACACTTATGAGAAGGCTGAGGAATGCTTGAATACAAATTACTACGGGGTTAAAAGATTAACCGAGGCACTTCTCCCACTCTTGCAACTCTCCACTCTAGGAGCAAGAATTGTCAATGTCTCCTCCCTGAGGAGTGAACTCAAG AGGATACCAAGTGAAGAGATCCGAAATGAGCTCGGGGATGTAGAAGCACTGACAGAGGAGAAAGTGGATGCAGTTTTGACAAGATTTCTGCATGATTTTAAACAAAACGAACTCGAAGTGAATGGATGGACAATGATGTTACCTGCATATAGCATTTCCAAAGCCACCCTCAATGCCTACACTAGAATCCTTGCCAACAAGTACCCAAACATGTGCATCAACTGTGTGCATCCAGGCTTTGTTAATACAGACCTCAATTGCCATACAGGGACCATGACTGTCGAAGAAGGGGCTGCCGGTCCGGTCAAGTTGGCTCTTCTACCCCATGGAGGCCCTTCCGGCTGCTATTTCGATCAAACTGAAGTCGCAgatttttaa
- the LOC126615209 gene encoding (+)-neomenthol dehydrogenase-like isoform X2: MGSNQGDGAETERCAVVSGANKGIGLEVVRQLASQGVLVVLTARDEKRGREATSKLHKLGLSNVVFHQLDVLNPVSIHSLAKFIHARFGRLDILVNNAGATGALLDEKVLKSLNIDSKTWVSYGFLLSHEKHLRKTRTPKRSLKPITQHHMLSEKAVNQIQGAIKYTYEKAEECLNTNYYGVKRLTEALLPLLQLSTLGARIVNVSSLRSELKRIPSEEIRNELGDVEALTEEKVDAVLTRFLHDFKQNELEVNGWTMMLPAYSISKATLNAYTRILANKYPNMCINCVHPGFVNTDLNCHTGTMTVEEGAAGPVKLALLPHGGPSGCYFDQTEVADF; the protein is encoded by the exons ATGGGAAGCAATCAAGGAGATGGAGCAGAGACAGAGAG GTGTGCAGTAGTTAGCGGTGCAAACAAGGGTATTGGCTTGGAGGTGGTGAGGCAGCTTGCATCTCAAGGGGTGCTGGTGGTGTTGACGGCCAGGGATGAGAAGAGGGGAAGAGAAGCAACATCAAAGCTCCACAAGTTGGGTCTGTCAAATGTTGTCTTCCATCAACTTGATGTCTTGAATCCAGTTAGCATCCACTCCCTGGCCAAGTTCATACACGCCAGATTTGGCAGGCTTGATATCTTG GTTAATAATGCTGGAGCTACTGGAGCACTGTTGGATGAGAAAGTTTTAAAATCCCTAAACATTGACTCCAAAACTTGGGTAAGTTATGGATTTCTCCTTTCTCACGAGAAGCACTTACGTAAAACAAGGACGCCAAAGCGGAGTCTCAAACCAATTACGCAACACCATATG CTTTCAGAGAAAGCGGTGAACCAAATTCAAGGTGCAATTAAATACACTTATGAGAAGGCTGAGGAATGCTTGAATACAAATTACTACGGGGTTAAAAGATTAACCGAGGCACTTCTCCCACTCTTGCAACTCTCCACTCTAGGAGCAAGAATTGTCAATGTCTCCTCCCTGAGGAGTGAACTCAAG AGGATACCAAGTGAAGAGATCCGAAATGAGCTCGGGGATGTAGAAGCACTGACAGAGGAGAAAGTGGATGCAGTTTTGACAAGATTTCTGCATGATTTTAAACAAAACGAACTCGAAGTGAATGGATGGACAATGATGTTACCTGCATATAGCATTTCCAAAGCCACCCTCAATGCCTACACTAGAATCCTTGCCAACAAGTACCCAAACATGTGCATCAACTGTGTGCATCCAGGCTTTGTTAATACAGACCTCAATTGCCATACAGGGACCATGACTGTCGAAGAAGGGGCTGCCGGTCCGGTCAAGTTGGCTCTTCTACCCCATGGAGGCCCTTCCGGCTGCTATTTCGATCAAACTGAAGTCGCAgatttttaa
- the LOC126615209 gene encoding (+)-neomenthol dehydrogenase-like isoform X3: MGSNQGDGAETESRCAVVSGANKGIGLEVVRQLASQGVLVVLTARDEKRGREATSKLHKLGLSNVVFHQLDVLNPVSIHSLAKFIHARFGRLDILVNNAGATGALLDEKVLKSLNIDSKTWLSEKAVNQIQGAIKYTYEKAEECLNTNYYGVKRLTEALLPLLQLSTLGARIVNVSSLRSELKRIPSEEIRNELGDVEALTEEKVDAVLTRFLHDFKQNELEVNGWTMMLPAYSISKATLNAYTRILANKYPNMCINCVHPGFVNTDLNCHTGTMTVEEGAAGPVKLALLPHGGPSGCYFDQTEVADF; encoded by the exons ATGGGAAGCAATCAAGGAGATGGAGCAGAGACAGAGAG CAGGTGTGCAGTAGTTAGCGGTGCAAACAAGGGTATTGGCTTGGAGGTGGTGAGGCAGCTTGCATCTCAAGGGGTGCTGGTGGTGTTGACGGCCAGGGATGAGAAGAGGGGAAGAGAAGCAACATCAAAGCTCCACAAGTTGGGTCTGTCAAATGTTGTCTTCCATCAACTTGATGTCTTGAATCCAGTTAGCATCCACTCCCTGGCCAAGTTCATACACGCCAGATTTGGCAGGCTTGATATCTTG GTTAATAATGCTGGAGCTACTGGAGCACTGTTGGATGAGAAAGTTTTAAAATCCCTAAACATTGACTCCAAAACTTGG CTTTCAGAGAAAGCGGTGAACCAAATTCAAGGTGCAATTAAATACACTTATGAGAAGGCTGAGGAATGCTTGAATACAAATTACTACGGGGTTAAAAGATTAACCGAGGCACTTCTCCCACTCTTGCAACTCTCCACTCTAGGAGCAAGAATTGTCAATGTCTCCTCCCTGAGGAGTGAACTCAAG AGGATACCAAGTGAAGAGATCCGAAATGAGCTCGGGGATGTAGAAGCACTGACAGAGGAGAAAGTGGATGCAGTTTTGACAAGATTTCTGCATGATTTTAAACAAAACGAACTCGAAGTGAATGGATGGACAATGATGTTACCTGCATATAGCATTTCCAAAGCCACCCTCAATGCCTACACTAGAATCCTTGCCAACAAGTACCCAAACATGTGCATCAACTGTGTGCATCCAGGCTTTGTTAATACAGACCTCAATTGCCATACAGGGACCATGACTGTCGAAGAAGGGGCTGCCGGTCCGGTCAAGTTGGCTCTTCTACCCCATGGAGGCCCTTCCGGCTGCTATTTCGATCAAACTGAAGTCGCAgatttttaa